Proteins found in one Planococcus citri chromosome 2, ihPlaCitr1.1, whole genome shotgun sequence genomic segment:
- the LOC135836516 gene encoding uncharacterized protein LOC135836516 isoform X2, with translation MACEKLNKMSGYLEKRGKMSIMGRWKKWWCVLEGQLLLYYKSRIEYTNLSPCCGSLNMALVKNVQPHRTKNKDKQQQWFHALVGVLPQNSYLSPILYFATNSIEYRRKSQRKKKKSKHKEFVESIKAIEHEESSSFSQSDNNLSNLANESNFSLSENHTSTEIENISTNQENLQVMTTRISTSLECNLQKNTCADNTLKCRSEVNIRKYSSYRSIINAVSINERITNRRSMSCECIFAEFRTSSVEEYNFLSSCSIQTHSDEGSQENSVNSGDSQEPIKYKPSCRRKRKNDSNKYNTLGKKSFSFLKKIFKKRMEIQNLQSIEPIENDCSTEVIEEKHDTKSMTSVAVEENILESNESDIKEINTIQTIENDETAQSKIEEITPCNNFVEQNTTNASSNNEIEAESSDTDTESSVDASENIQEEEKLPDLPIKNGHRTSYTYHDFKDRNSNYPIIKITTPNDADTKESISFDNSASMELDSLLLQLNVLNTQCDKSHESLEFHNNIIEDPDYDIPRPHTSLISDSGSTPSIYEKQFLEVPRKESISNQKFDSLSIDMAPDSLEMPWLLNDVKSNMHYWTTKKEFDLCSENDSGSEYDYHDSLNSNKYNS, from the exons ATGGCAtgcgaaaaattgaacaagatgAGCGGATATTTGGAAAAACGAGGAAAGATG AGCATAATGGGACGATGGAAAAAATGGTGGTGTGTTTTAGAAGGGCAGTTACTACTTTATTACAAGTCCCGCATAGAATACACTAATCTGTCACCTTGTTGCGGATCATTAAACATGGCTttagtgaaaaatgttcaacCACAC AGAACTAAAAATAAAGACAAGCAGCAGCAGTGGTTCCACGCTTTGGTAGGCGTCTTACCACAAAACAGCTACCTATCTCCGATTCTATACTTCGCAACGAATTCGATAGAGTATCGACGAAAAAGTCAG CGGAAGAAGAAAAAGTCAAAACATAAAGAATTCGTAGAATCGATCAAGGCAATCGAACATGAAGAGTCATCATCATTCTCACAATCAGATAACAATCTTTCAAATTTAGCAAATGAGTCGAATTTCAGTTTATCTGAAAATCACACTTCGACCGAAATAGAGAACATCTCTACTAATCAAGAAAATCTACAAGTTATGACAACAAGAATTTCGACCTCATTGGAATGCAATCTACAAAAAAACACGTGTGCCGATAATACGCTGAAATGTAGAAGCGAAGTCAACATCCGTAAATATTCTTCTTATCGTAGCATTATCAATGCTGTTTCTATCAACGAGAGGATAACGAATCGTCGCAGTATGTCTTGCGAATGTATTTTCGCCGAATTTCGTACGAGTTCGGTAGAAGAATATAACTTTTTAAGCAGCTGTTCCATACAGACCCACAGCGATGAAGGATCTCAAGAAAACAGCGTAAATTCAGGCGATTCGCAAGAACCTATAAAATACAAACCAAGTTGTCGTCGAAAACGTAAAAATGACTCTAATAAATACAACACTTTGGGTAAAAAATCGttcagctttttgaaaaaaattttcaaaaagaggatggaaattcaaaatttacaatcaaTTGAACCAATTGAAAATGACTGCTCCACAGAAGTAATCGAG gaaaaacaTGACACTAAATCAATGACATCGGTAGCTgtagaagaaaatattttggaatcgAATGAATCAGATATAAAAGAAATAAATACCATTCAAACGatagaaaatgatgaaacaGCGCAGAGTAAAATAGAAGAAATAACACCATGCAATAATTTTGTCGAGCAAAATACCACAAACGCGAGTTCAAATAATG aaattgAAGCAGAATCGTCAGATACAGACACAGAAAGCAGCGTAGATGCCTCAGAAAATATACAAGAGGAAGAAAAGTTACCAGATTTACCCATTAAAAATGGCCATCGTACTTCTTACACGTATCATGATTTCAAAGATAGAAATTCGAACTATcctataataaaaattacaactcCAAATGACGCCGATACCAAAGAGTCGATAAGTTTTGACAATAGCGCGAGTATGGAACTAGATTCTTTGTTACTTCAGTTGAATGTTTTGAATACTCAATGTGATAAATCGCACGAATCTCTCGAATTTCACAATAATATC atcGAAGATCCAGATTATGATATTCCTAGACCACATACATCGCTGATCAGTGATTCTGGAAGTACACCGAGTATCtacgaaaaacaatttttagaagttcCACGAAAGGAAAGCATATCCAACCAGAA atTTGATTCCTTGTCAATCGACATGGCTCCCGATTCGTTAGAAATGCCATGGTTACTGAACGATGTCAAAAGTAACATGCATTACTGGACGACGAAAAAAGAATTCGATTTATGTTCAGAAAACGACTCAGGATCTGAATATGATTACCACGACTctttaaattcaaataaatataaTTCTTGA
- the LOC135836527 gene encoding uncharacterized protein LOC135836527, whose translation MNSVTHVIAVCLLIVQFAFIYTIPVPENTSKPDTDDEIVYDQRQNGSENLRIHMNDVTLVVAPSDGILQLMSASASDFLNNNNEVSGSNSNKPQGGPNVYSLSDCGSDNGAKCKQQTHKKNRIRLSSLLVPLLNRATGN comes from the exons ATGAATTCCGTCACTCATGTAATCGCCGTTTGTTTGCTGATTGTTCAGTTCGCGTTTATTTACACAATTCCAGTACCTGAAAATACCTCCAAGCCGGATACGGACGATGAAATTGTCTACGATCAACGCCAAAATGGAAGCGAAAATTTACGGATCCATATGAACGACGTGACTCTGGTGGTAGCACCTTCCGATGGAATTTTGCAATTAATGAGCGCCTCGGCGTCCGATTTCTTGAACAATAATAACGAGGTTTCCGGCTCGAATTCGAATAAACCCCAAGGAGGACCCAATGTTTATTCGTTATCCGACTGCGGATCTGATAATGGAGCGAAATGTAAACAACAGACCCATAAAAA AAATAGAATACGCCTTTCAAGCCTACTGGTACCTTTGCTAAATAGAGCAACTGGCAATTGA
- the LOC135836516 gene encoding uncharacterized protein LOC135836516 isoform X1, with the protein MACEKLNKMSGYLEKRGKMSIMGRWKKWWCVLEGQLLLYYKSRIEYTNLSPCCGSLNMALVKNVQPHVGFQIHITTHTQLIILRTKNKDKQQQWFHALVGVLPQNSYLSPILYFATNSIEYRRKSQRKKKKSKHKEFVESIKAIEHEESSSFSQSDNNLSNLANESNFSLSENHTSTEIENISTNQENLQVMTTRISTSLECNLQKNTCADNTLKCRSEVNIRKYSSYRSIINAVSINERITNRRSMSCECIFAEFRTSSVEEYNFLSSCSIQTHSDEGSQENSVNSGDSQEPIKYKPSCRRKRKNDSNKYNTLGKKSFSFLKKIFKKRMEIQNLQSIEPIENDCSTEVIEEKHDTKSMTSVAVEENILESNESDIKEINTIQTIENDETAQSKIEEITPCNNFVEQNTTNASSNNEIEAESSDTDTESSVDASENIQEEEKLPDLPIKNGHRTSYTYHDFKDRNSNYPIIKITTPNDADTKESISFDNSASMELDSLLLQLNVLNTQCDKSHESLEFHNNIIEDPDYDIPRPHTSLISDSGSTPSIYEKQFLEVPRKESISNQKFDSLSIDMAPDSLEMPWLLNDVKSNMHYWTTKKEFDLCSENDSGSEYDYHDSLNSNKYNS; encoded by the exons ATGGCAtgcgaaaaattgaacaagatgAGCGGATATTTGGAAAAACGAGGAAAGATG AGCATAATGGGACGATGGAAAAAATGGTGGTGTGTTTTAGAAGGGCAGTTACTACTTTATTACAAGTCCCGCATAGAATACACTAATCTGTCACCTTGTTGCGGATCATTAAACATGGCTttagtgaaaaatgttcaacCACACGTAGGTTTTCAAATACACATCACCACACATACACAGCTTATAATTTTG AGAACTAAAAATAAAGACAAGCAGCAGCAGTGGTTCCACGCTTTGGTAGGCGTCTTACCACAAAACAGCTACCTATCTCCGATTCTATACTTCGCAACGAATTCGATAGAGTATCGACGAAAAAGTCAG CGGAAGAAGAAAAAGTCAAAACATAAAGAATTCGTAGAATCGATCAAGGCAATCGAACATGAAGAGTCATCATCATTCTCACAATCAGATAACAATCTTTCAAATTTAGCAAATGAGTCGAATTTCAGTTTATCTGAAAATCACACTTCGACCGAAATAGAGAACATCTCTACTAATCAAGAAAATCTACAAGTTATGACAACAAGAATTTCGACCTCATTGGAATGCAATCTACAAAAAAACACGTGTGCCGATAATACGCTGAAATGTAGAAGCGAAGTCAACATCCGTAAATATTCTTCTTATCGTAGCATTATCAATGCTGTTTCTATCAACGAGAGGATAACGAATCGTCGCAGTATGTCTTGCGAATGTATTTTCGCCGAATTTCGTACGAGTTCGGTAGAAGAATATAACTTTTTAAGCAGCTGTTCCATACAGACCCACAGCGATGAAGGATCTCAAGAAAACAGCGTAAATTCAGGCGATTCGCAAGAACCTATAAAATACAAACCAAGTTGTCGTCGAAAACGTAAAAATGACTCTAATAAATACAACACTTTGGGTAAAAAATCGttcagctttttgaaaaaaattttcaaaaagaggatggaaattcaaaatttacaatcaaTTGAACCAATTGAAAATGACTGCTCCACAGAAGTAATCGAG gaaaaacaTGACACTAAATCAATGACATCGGTAGCTgtagaagaaaatattttggaatcgAATGAATCAGATATAAAAGAAATAAATACCATTCAAACGatagaaaatgatgaaacaGCGCAGAGTAAAATAGAAGAAATAACACCATGCAATAATTTTGTCGAGCAAAATACCACAAACGCGAGTTCAAATAATG aaattgAAGCAGAATCGTCAGATACAGACACAGAAAGCAGCGTAGATGCCTCAGAAAATATACAAGAGGAAGAAAAGTTACCAGATTTACCCATTAAAAATGGCCATCGTACTTCTTACACGTATCATGATTTCAAAGATAGAAATTCGAACTATcctataataaaaattacaactcCAAATGACGCCGATACCAAAGAGTCGATAAGTTTTGACAATAGCGCGAGTATGGAACTAGATTCTTTGTTACTTCAGTTGAATGTTTTGAATACTCAATGTGATAAATCGCACGAATCTCTCGAATTTCACAATAATATC atcGAAGATCCAGATTATGATATTCCTAGACCACATACATCGCTGATCAGTGATTCTGGAAGTACACCGAGTATCtacgaaaaacaatttttagaagttcCACGAAAGGAAAGCATATCCAACCAGAA atTTGATTCCTTGTCAATCGACATGGCTCCCGATTCGTTAGAAATGCCATGGTTACTGAACGATGTCAAAAGTAACATGCATTACTGGACGACGAAAAAAGAATTCGATTTATGTTCAGAAAACGACTCAGGATCTGAATATGATTACCACGACTctttaaattcaaataaatataaTTCTTGA
- the pths gene encoding probable ATP-dependent RNA helicase DDX47, whose translation MSESDSAEDAEIKPEESSVTFKDLGVVDVLCEACEKLQWKAPTKIQRETIPLALQGKDVIGLAETGSGKTAAFVIPILQALLENPQRYFAVVLTPTRELAFQISEQFEALGANIGVKCAVIVGGMDMMSQSLMLSKKPHVIIATPGRLVDHLQNTKGFSLRSLRFLVMDEADRILNMDFEAEVNTILKAIPRERRTFLFSATMTKKVQKLQRASLQDPVKIEVSTKYQTVDQLQQYYIFIPQKYKDVYLVYLLNELAGNSFMIFCSTCSGTLRTALTLRNLGLSAIPLHGQMSQNKRLAALTKFRAKSRSILISTDVASRGLDIPHVDVVINLDIPTNSKDYIHRVGRTARAGRSGKAITIVTQYDVELYQRIEQLIGKKLPLYTTVEQDVLCLQERVAEARRTAAVSIKELGDTSKKKRRRVDLDDDDDMEGASGVRKRIKGKPGDYKKKFKNKKRK comes from the exons ATGAGTGAATCAGATTCCGCGGAAGATGCGGAAATCAAACCTGAAGAAAGTTCGGTCacttttaaagatctg GGCGTAGTAGATGTGTTATGTGAAGCTTGTGAGAAATTACAATGGAAAGCACCTACGAAAATTCAAAGAGAAACGATACCACTTGCACTACAAG GGAAAGATGTTATTGGCCTGGCAGAAACAGGATCCGGCAAAACAGCTGCGTTTGTTATTCCAATTCTACAAGCTTTATTGGAAAATCCTCAAAGATACTTTGCTGTAGTCCTTACTCCCACGAGAGAATTAGCTTTTCAGATCTCGGAACAATTTGAAGCTTTGG GTGCTAACATCGGTGTAAAATGTGCTGTTATTGTTGGTGGAATGGATATGATGTCGCAGTCCTTGATGTTGAGCAAAAAACCACACGTTATAATCGCCACTCCTGGACGTTTAGTCGATCACTTACAGAACACGAAAGGGTTCAGCTTACGGTCTTTACGATTTTTG GTGATGGACGAAGCTGATCGTATTTTGAATATGGATTTCGAAGCAGAAGTCAACACCATTTTGAAAGCAATTCCTAGAGAAAGACGAACGTTTTTATTTTCGGCTACGATgacgaaaaaagttcaaaaattacaaagagcTTCTCTACAAGATCCTGTCAAAATTGAAGTTAGtacgaaataccaaactgttGATCAGTTGCAACAATACTACATTTTCATACCTCAGAAGTACAAG gacGTATATCTTGTATACCTGCTAAACGAATTAGCTGGCAATTCGTTCATGATATTCTGCTCTACATGTAGTGGAACATTGAGAACAGCGTTGACATTAAGAAATCTCGGATTATCTGCCATACCACTGCATGGACAAATGTCTCAAAATAAACGTTTAGCTGCCTTGACTAAATTTAGAGCGAAATCTAGATCTATTTTAATATCAACTGATGTCGCAAGCAG aggATTAGATATACCTCACGTTGACGTGGTGATTAATTTAGATATTCCGACTAATAGTAAAGATTACATTCATAGAGTCGGTAGAACTGCCAGAGCTGGTCGTTCCGGCAAAGCTATTACTATTGTTACCCAA TACGATGTGGAATTGTATCAACGAATAGAAcaattaattggaaaaaaattacccttgtATACGACCGTAGAGCAAGATGTATTATGTTTACAAGAGAGAGTAGCGGAAGCTCGACGAACTGCTGCAGtg AGTATCAAAGAACTTGGCGATACATCCAAAAAGAAACGTAGAAGAGTAGACCTGGATGACGACGATGATATGGAAGGAGCTTCTGgagtacgtaaacgtataaaaGGTAAACCTGGCGATtataaaaagaaattcaaaaacaagaAGAGGAAGTGA
- the LOC135836524 gene encoding uncharacterized protein LOC135836524, which yields MECAPSSNFKESTRHTDYFKNVVEPLLANGCEDKLCEWLKKNGLISKQLCCNNDECGQEPMRWSKARVIDRYNWICVKCKKKLPIRHETFLADLKCDFGSIFSAIDGWCSHKLLTEFSDSKTYKVAVGKRIYSMCTSAAESYMKNHPELGVLGGKTADGEDAVVIVDVFPDGSMTLQPQNNNNYTKKVLCIADTSHGPARVWTQLLDTSYEDDSNKIVETVIAHVKPNSIIVTSHVLYPYVKNISGYTEVINIKALMTSDPAEYQKSLKNIETIWATTVETCQQIQNTSPNPAEQSLWELQWRQIFGLDAFRYILQHLVQYSNAQHSSTSSSPK from the exons ATGGAATGCGCGCCAAGTAGCAATTTTAAGGAAAGTACAAG GCACACGGATTACTTCAAGAATGTGGTCGAGCCTTTGTTGGCGAATGGCTGTGAGGATAAATTATGCGAATGGTTGAAAAAGAACGGATTGATATCGAAGCAATTATGCTGCAATAATGACGAATGCGGACAAGAGCCGATGAGATGGAGTAAAGCTAGAGTGATAGATAGATATAATTGGATATGCGTTAAATGCAAAAAGAAATTACCCATAAGACACGAAACATTTCTTGCCGATTTGAAATGCGATTTTGGCAGTATATTCAGCGCAATCGATGGCTGGTGTTCTCATAAACTGCTTACCGAATTCTCTGATAGTAAAACGTACAAAGTAGCCGTCGGAAAACGTATTTATTCCATGTGCACTTCTGCAGCGGAATCGTATATGAAAAATCATCCAGAGCTAGGTGTTTTAGGGGGTAAAACTGCCGATGGAGAAGATGCCGTCGTTATAGTCGATGTGTTTCCGGATGGTTCGATGACGTTACAAccacaaaataataataattataccaAAAAGGTGTTATGTATAGCAGATACCTCTCATGGTCCTGCTCGTGTCTGGACACAATTACTGGATACTTCGTACGAA gACGACAGCAACAAAATAGTAGAGACAGTGATTGCTCACGTGAAACCTAATTCTATCATTGTCACCAGTCATGTATTATATCCGTACGTTAAGAACATCTCTGGGTATACAGAAGTTATTAATATCAAAGCTTTGATGACATCCGATCCTGCCGAATATCAGAAATCACTTAAGAATATAG aAACAATTTGGGCCACAACCGTCGAAACATgtcaacaaattcaaaatacaagtCCGAATCCGGCAGAACAATCTTTATGGGAATTGCAATGGAGGCAGATATTTGGATTGGATGCCTTTCGTTACATACTGCAGCATTTAGTTCAATATTCCAATGCGCAACATTCTTCTACTAGTTCTTCTCCAAAATGA
- the GlcT gene encoding ceramide glucosyltransferase-B — MFYVFYALAVVFIVVWCVLWILHLTAIFHAKLKLHRKVDPYHGIPYEGVSILKPLKGVDTNLYYNLETFFTLQFPLYEILFCFEESTDPAIALVNSLIEKYPDIEAKIFIGGSTVGVNPKINNMHQGYLAAKYDYVMISDSNLKMKEETLTDMMQLMEDDVGIVHQIPFTADQDGFAAVIEKIYFGTAHARIYLFADFMQVNCHTGMSTLIRKSLLDDVGGIQSFGCYLAEDFFMAKSIMERGWRTRISSLPALQNPGCSSVRSFRERLKRWTKLRSAMVPHTILLEPISESLIIGAFTSWAVCVMFKWDPVVFYLVHVLIWFLLDYTLLSIIQNGSLPFNKFYFVIGWLYREINGPLIFLSAFWDSTIRWRSRTYKVHIGGIAEEISPKIKI, encoded by the coding sequence ATGTTTTACGTATTTTACGCCTTAGCTGTGGTCTTCATTGTAGTATGGTGCGTGTTATGGATACTTCATCTGACAGCTATATTTCACGCTAAACTGAAGCTGCATAGGAAAGTAGATCCTTACCATGGAATCCCGTACGAAGGAGTTTCCATCCTCAAACCGCTCAAGGGTGTGGATACAAATCTGTACTATAACTTAGAGACGTTCTTCACGCTGCAGTTTCCCTTGTACGAAATACTGTTCTGTTTCGAAGAAAGTACCGATCCTGCGATCGCCTTGGTAAACAGTTTAATCGAAAAGTACCCCGATATCGAAGCTAAGATATTCATCGGTGGCAGTACGGTCGGCGTGAATCCTAAAATAAATAACATGCACCAAGGGTACTTGGCGGCGAAATACGATTACGTTATGATATCCGatagtaatttgaaaatgaaagaagaaaCATTGACTGACATGATGCAGTTAATGGAAGACGATGTGGGCATCGTGCATCAGATTCCATTCACAGCCGACCAAGATGGTTTTGCGGCGGTCATCGAGAAAATCTATTTCGGTACTGCTCACGCTCGTATTTACCTATTTGCCGATTTTATGCAAGTCAATTGCCATACTGGCATGTCGACTTTGATACGAAAGTCGCTGCTGGACGATGTCGGCGGCATTCAGTCATTCGGTTGTTATTTGGCCGAAGATTTCTTCATGGCTAAATCGATCATGGAACGGGGTTGGAGGACCCGTATCAGTAGTTTGCCTGCTTTACAAAACCCTGGTTGTTCGAGTGTTCGTTCGTTTCGCGAAAGATTAAAACGATGGACCAAACTTAGGTCCGCCATGGTGCCTCATACCATTTTATTGGAACCGATATCGGAAAGTTTGATCATCGGGGCTTTCACTTCTTGGGCTGTGTGTGTAATGTTTAAATGGGACCCTGTTGTATTTTACCTAGTTCATGTACTTATTTGGTTTCTATTAGATTATACTCTGCTCAGTATCATACAAAACGGTAGCTTACCTTTTAATAAGTTTTACTTTGTAATCGGTTGGTTGTACAGAGAGATAAATGGACCTCTAATATTTCTATCAGCTTTTTGGGATTCGACTATTAGATGGCGATCTAGAACCTATAAAGTACACATCGGTGGAATCGCCGAAgaaatttcgcccaaaattaaaatctaa